One genomic window of Borreliella garinii includes the following:
- a CDS encoding ParB/RepB/Spo0J family partition protein yields the protein MDGVFKMIDIQLLDIDNDQPRKSVSPVELEELSISIKENGILQPIIVCKTNERYKIIVGERRFRAAKLIKMTNIPVIEVNIKESCRDFMPLVENIQRENFTPVEEAYAYKNVMNKYSLTQKDLSEKIGKSRAYISNLVRILDLEQEILNAVHRKEISFGHAKVILSLKDKQDRYNLYLMIVKKKFSVRDAEKYVKNFYKSIVRKRELEQDPFLSNIKEFLFDKIQTKIDIKGNQDKGKIEIEYFTAGDLRRIVSFFGHIS from the coding sequence ATGGATGGAGTTTTTAAAATGATAGATATTCAACTTTTAGATATTGATAACGATCAGCCAAGGAAATCTGTTAGCCCTGTTGAATTAGAAGAATTAAGCATTTCTATAAAAGAAAATGGAATTTTGCAACCCATAATTGTTTGCAAAACAAATGAGAGATATAAAATAATAGTAGGAGAAAGAAGGTTTAGGGCTGCCAAACTTATTAAGATGACAAATATTCCTGTTATAGAGGTTAACATAAAAGAATCTTGTAGAGATTTTATGCCTTTGGTTGAAAATATTCAAAGAGAAAATTTTACTCCTGTTGAGGAAGCCTATGCCTATAAAAATGTAATGAATAAATATTCTTTAACTCAAAAGGATTTGTCTGAAAAAATTGGCAAAAGTAGGGCCTATATTTCAAATTTAGTTAGGATTTTGGATCTTGAGCAAGAAATATTAAATGCAGTGCATAGGAAAGAAATTTCTTTTGGGCATGCTAAAGTTATTTTATCCTTAAAAGACAAGCAAGACAGGTATAATCTTTATTTAATGATAGTGAAAAAAAAGTTTTCTGTAAGAGATGCAGAGAAATATGTAAAAAATTTTTATAAATCCATAGTAAGAAAAAGGGAATTAGAACAAGATCCTTTTTTAAGCAATATAAAAGAGTTTTTATTTGATAAAATTCAAACAAAAATAGATATTAAAGGGAATCAAGATAAAGGAAAAATAGAGATAGAGTATTTTACAGCGGGCGATTTAAGAAGAATTGTTTCCTTTTTTGGTCATATTAGCTAA